Genomic window (Alteromonas pelagimontana):
GATGTCACTTACGACTCAGCAACCTGGGGCGGGTTACCCAATCGCCTTGAGGCTGGTACGCCGAATATCGCTGGGGCTATCGGGATGGCTGCGGCGATAGACTGGTTCAGTCAGCTGGATACCGCAGCAGTGCAAGCTCATGAACGTACGTTGTTAGCCAGTGCCACTGAGCAGGCTGAGAGCTTTGACGGCATGAGAATTATTGGTACTGCGGCAAATAAAGTGGGCGTGCTGAGCTTTTTGCTGGATGGTGCGCATCCGGCAGATGTTGGCTTTATTTTGGACCGCCAGGGCGTTGCTATTCGCACGGGTGATAACTGCGCCCAGCCGCTTATGAAACGATTGGGCATTCCTGGCACGGCTCGCGCATCATTTTCTATTTATAACACGCTTGACGAAGTGGATGCGTTGTTCATCGCTCTTCGTAAAGCGAAAGCCATGTTGGCTTAACAGGAGGCTTTGTGACGGTTGAAACGTTTGTACCCAATGCGTCGGTCATTTCGCTGACAGACAGTGCAAGAAAGCATTTTGAGAAAAAAGTTGCTGATCGCGATGGTCAGTGGATTCGATTTTCTACTCGCGTTAGTGGTTGTACGGGTTACGCTTATGTCCTGGATTTTGCTGACCGCCCGGAAGACTCTGATGAAATTGTGAAAGTGAGCGATAAGCTTTCTGTCGCAATTGCCAAAGATGCGGTTCCTCTTGTACGCAACACCGAGATTGATTATGTCAAAGAAGGCGTTAACGGCATTATTAAATACAATAATCCTAACGTGGTTGACGAATGCGGCTGTGGTGAAAGCTTCAATATCAGTGCATAGAAGGTAATCATGGAGCAGAAAATGGTGGTCACCGAGCGTGACTGTACCGCAAGATTAGTGCCGGCGGGCAATGTTACTACCATTCCTGAAGGGGAGTTTGTAACGATCACTCAGGAACTGGGCGGCAACTATACTGTCACCTGGCGCGGTAATATGTACCGCATTGATGGAACCGATGCCAGCGCAATTGGCCGTAAGGCAATGACGTTGGATTTTGAGTCTCCCGAAGATGGCTCTATCAATGAACAACAGGTGTGGGATGCGCTGGAAACGATTTTCGATCCTGAAATTCCGATCAATCTCGTATCTTTAGGCTTAATATACAAAGTGGACGTAAACCAGCAAACGCAGGAGGTCAATGTAAACATGACGCTTACTGCTCCGGGGTGCGGCATGGGGCCGGTGTTGGTGGGCGATGTGGAATATCGGGTTGGCCTGGTGCCAAACGTTCGCAAAGTGAATGTTGAGCTGGTTTTCGATCCGCCTTGGTCGCGGGATATGATGAGCGAAGAAGCGCAACTTGAAGCAGGTTTATTTTTCTAATCGTAAACAGGATGACGCATGCAACTGCCAAATAGCCAGGAAATCGTAGATGATTTGGCTTTTTTTGATGACTGGGAACAACGCTACCAATATATTATTGATCTGGGCAGGTCGATTCCAGGTCTTGCTGAAGAAGATAAGACGCCAGATCGGTTGGTAAAGGGCTGTCAAAGCAGTGTCTGGATGATTTCTCGTATCGAAGGCGGACACTTGAAGTTTGATGTTGATAGCGACGCAGTAATTGTTCAGGGATTGCTGGCATTAGTCTTGGCCGCGTACAATAATAAAACGCCTAAGCAAATTTTAGATTTCGATATTGACAGCTACTTCGCGGAACTGGATTTAGAAAGGCACATTACGCCCACCCGCGGCAATGGGTTACGTGCTATTGTCGCGAAAATCCAGCTATTGGCGCGCCAGTCCATAAATTAATTGCCTGGCGCTGATCTGTCGTACGGTAAGGTGACAACGGTAGTAAATACATACTTCAGCGGCAGCAAAAATAGCCACTGGTCAAGTAGCTGAGAATTGCCTATAATTCGCGGCCAAAATTTATAAGACTTAATTCGGAGACAGGAAGATGGCTCTAGAGCGCACTTTTTCAATTATCAAGCCAGACGCAGTAGCAAAAAACGTTATCGGCGCAATCTACAATCGTTTTGAAACTACTGGCTTGCGCATTGTAGCGTCTAAAATGCTACATTTGAGCAAAGAGCAGGCTGAAGGTTTTTACGCAGAACATAAAGAGCGTCCTTTCTTTGGTGCATTGGTTGATTTCATGACTTCTGGTCCAGTAATGGTTCAGGTGCTTGAAGGCGAAAATGCCGTAGTGAGAAATCGTGAAATTATGGGTGCAACTAACCCTGCTGACGCAGCAGCTGGCACGCTGCGCGCTGATTACGCAGTATCTATCGATGAAAACGCGGTTCACGGTTCTGATGCACCAGAATCGGCGGCGCGTGAAATCGCTTATTTCTTTTCTGAAGAAGAAATCTGCCCTCGCACTCGTTAATTTAAACGGTTGCGTAAAAAAGGAGCTTTCGAAGCTCCTTTTTTTTGTTGCTGTATTTTCGCTCAGCGTTAACGCATATTCAGCGAAGGCGTCATCGACCCCAAAAATCTCCCCAATGCTGCTATCTAGTCTCGGTCCCTGCGGTGTAAAAAGTTGACTGACTGAGCCGGACTGCCTGCTGACAAGACCTTCATCTCTGTTCTTTTCAAAGCTTTCAGCCCAGTTTTGATCGGCAAGCCATTGCTGCAGTTTGTGGTGGTGATCCTGGCGCGTAAGGATATCCGAATCAAAAGGAAGATAAAAAGACGAACAGGTCACAATATCTAACACAAAACCAGCGTGTCAGGGAGTTTGTCCTGCTGTTAAGTCACGTTTTCTCAGCGTGCGCACAGTGCAAGCAAATTATTGTATCGCGGGTGGCGTCAAAACTGCCGAAATTGTTACAGATAAACGCACGATTTCAGGTTGTAAAGCCATCAGAACTCTTATAATGCCTGCTTTCTATGCGCATCTGCCTATGGTAAAATCTGCGTCCAAAAATTGTGCAGTGTACAGTCATTTAAGAGTGTCACTCAGGCAAGTGTGGCCACAGCTATGTTGTTGTCATTGAACTTCTGATAATTTTCAACGCCAGAATGGAATGTCGTTAACGTGTTTTTGCCATGGCAAAAGCAGAGTTGATATAGGGCTTTGATGAACTTATCGCACGCATTTCTTAAGTAAAATTAGAGTAAGGTCGTTGATGTATGACAAAGATTAACCTGTTGAATCTTAATCGCGAAGGGTTACGCGAGTTCTTCCACGAGATTGGTGAGAAGCCGTTTCGCGCTGATCAGGTTATGAAGTGGATTTATCAGCAAGGAATAAGCGATTTCACGCAGATGACCAATTTGAACAAAAATCTGCGGGCTAAGCTAATTGAAAAATGTGAAGTGAAAGCGCCCGAAATTGCTTATTTTCAGGAAGCCAGCGATGGCACTATTAAATTTGCTTTAGCGCTGGAAGGCGGGCAGGAAGTCGAAACTGTGTGGATCCCCGAAAGTGACCGCGCTACCCTGTGCGTTTCCTCGCAAGTGGGTTGTGCGCTGGAGTGTACCTTTTGTTCTACGGCGCAGCAGGGTTTTAATCGTAATTTGAGTGTCAGCGAAATTATCGGTCAGGTATGGCGGGTAGCGACTCATCTGGGGTTGTCCAACG
Coding sequences:
- a CDS encoding SufE family protein codes for the protein MQLPNSQEIVDDLAFFDDWEQRYQYIIDLGRSIPGLAEEDKTPDRLVKGCQSSVWMISRIEGGHLKFDVDSDAVIVQGLLALVLAAYNNKTPKQILDFDIDSYFAELDLERHITPTRGNGLRAIVAKIQLLARQSIN
- the ndk gene encoding nucleoside-diphosphate kinase, which produces MALERTFSIIKPDAVAKNVIGAIYNRFETTGLRIVASKMLHLSKEQAEGFYAEHKERPFFGALVDFMTSGPVMVQVLEGENAVVRNREIMGATNPADAAAGTLRADYAVSIDENAVHGSDAPESAAREIAYFFSEEEICPRTR
- a CDS encoding HesB/IscA family protein — encoded protein: MTVETFVPNASVISLTDSARKHFEKKVADRDGQWIRFSTRVSGCTGYAYVLDFADRPEDSDEIVKVSDKLSVAIAKDAVPLVRNTEIDYVKEGVNGIIKYNNPNVVDECGCGESFNISA
- the sufT gene encoding putative Fe-S cluster assembly protein SufT, with amino-acid sequence MEQKMVVTERDCTARLVPAGNVTTIPEGEFVTITQELGGNYTVTWRGNMYRIDGTDASAIGRKAMTLDFESPEDGSINEQQVWDALETIFDPEIPINLVSLGLIYKVDVNQQTQEVNVNMTLTAPGCGMGPVLVGDVEYRVGLVPNVRKVNVELVFDPPWSRDMMSEEAQLEAGLFF